The DNA region GAGACGGCCCCCACCCGCATCGAGGGCCTCCTCGGGCAGGTCACCCTGCTCGACTACTTCGCGGGGGCGGGGGCCCACACCCTCACCGTTCCGGCCGGGGGGAGCGTTCCCGTGTACGCCAGCCCCACCCTCGGGCCGGGCACGGGGGTGAACGTCCTGCAAGACCTCACCACGTCGGGGCGGGTGGAACTCACCTTCCTGATGCTGGAGGAAAGCCTGCCCCCCACCGCGCAGGTCGCCCAGCAGCTCCCGTACCTCCAGCCCGACGGCCGCCACCAGCGCGGCACCTTTCCGAACGCCGTCCGCTCGCTACGGGTGAACCTCACCACCCTGCCCGCGCGCATCGTGATCGGGGACGGACAGGTCGACCCCGCCGTCACCGGGACCGACGTGCTCACCGGGCAGCCCCAGCGCCTGCTCGGCAACTACGGGGTGCTGTACGACCTGGAGGTGAGCGGCGCGGCGGGCACCGCCGTGGCCCTCAGCCCGCGCGGGGGCCTGTACCGGGGCGCGATGAACGTGCAGGACGGCCCCCTGAGCCAGACGATCAAGCTGCCCCGGAGCGGCAACGCCCTGACCCCCGACCAGCCCGTCTTGCTGTGGCGCTCGCAGACCGACCGCCTCAACATCGACTTCGTGCCCGCCAGCGGGAGCAACCTGCCCGTCAGCCTGATCTTCTACCGCGCCCGGACCGGGCCAGGGGTGGACGTGGGGCTCAAGACGTACCAGCCCTGAACGTCGAAAGGGGCGGGGCGGGGGATGCCTGAACTCCTCCGCCCTCTTCGACCGCCTTTAATCCTTTTCCTCGAAATACTCGAAGCGGAAGGTCCCGATCTCCACCGTGTCGCCCTCACGCGCCCCGGCCCGCTTGAGGGCGTTGTAGAGCCCCTGCCGCTTGAACAGCGAGAGGTACTCGGCGGCGTCCTCCAGGTGGCGGGCGAAGCGCACGATGCGCTCCTCGAAGCCCCCGCCGTGCACTTCCCACACGCGCTCGGGTGCCTCGCCCGGCTTCTCCGGGGCGTCCTCGCGGAAGGTGACGCTGAGGGGTTCTTCGCGCACCTCCTCCGTCTCGACCTCCAGCGCGTGTGTCTGCGCCCACAGCTCGCGGTCGGGGAGAAGCTGGAAGAGGGCGTCCCTCAGCTCGCCCAGGCCGGTCCCCTCCTTCGCGCTCACCCGGAAGATGGGCAGGCCGAAGCCCGCCAACTCGTCCTCCGCGAAGGCGGCGAGGTCGGCGTCCACGAGTTCGACCTTGTTCAGCGCTACGCAGGCCACGTTCTCCAGCAGGCTGGGGTCGTACGCCTGGAGCTCGGCCTGAAGCTGGCGCATCTCATTCACCGGGTCGCGGGTCACGTCGAGGACGTACACGAGAAGCCGGGTGCGGCTGATGTGCCGTAGAAACTCCAGCCCCAGCCCCTTGCCCTCCGACGCCCCCTCGATGATGCCGGGGATGTCCGCCATCGTCAGCCGTTCCTCCCCGCCTGGGCGCTCCACGACGCCCAGAATGGGGGAGAGGGTGGTGAAGGGGTAATCCGCGATGGCCGGGTTCGCCCGGGAGAGGGCCGCGAGCAGGCTGCTCTTGCCCGCGTTGGGGTAGCCCACCAGGCCCACGTCCGCGATGAGTCGCAGTTCCAGCCGCACCCGCCGCTTCTCGCCCGGCGTGCCGAGTTCGGCGAAGCGCGGAGCCTGCCGGGTGCTCGACACGAAGGTGGAGTTGCCGCGCCCGCCGAAGCCGCCCCTGGCGATCACCTTCTCCTGTCCCACCCGCACGAGGTCGGCGATGACCTTGCCCGTGTCGCTGTCGAAGGCGGTCGTGCCCACCGGGACCTCGATCACCACGTCCTGCCCGTCGGAGCCCTGGCGCAGTCGGCCTTCCCCGTAGGCGCCGTTCTCGGCCTTGAACTTGCGGCGCCCGACGAGCCGCTCCAGGCTCTCGACGCCCTCGATGGCGCGCAGGATCACGCCGCCGCCGCGACCGCCGTGGCCGCCGTCGGGGCCGCCCTTTTCCAGGTACTTGGCGCGGTGGAAGCTCATGCTCCCGTCGCCGCCCTTCCCGGCCTGGACCTCGATGTCCAGCACGTCTCGAAATGCCATAGCCTTCACCTCACTTCAGACATCAAACTGCAAAAGAACACGCCCCGCCGCGTCGTGGGCAGGGCGTGCCTGAAAGCGCCGTTTCCGGGAAGCGCCGTGCTCAGTCGGCGGCGACCGTCGCGCTGGCGGCCTGGACGCCGATGAAGCGGCCCTTCTCTCCCCGGTTGGTGAACACGACCTGCCCGTCCGTCAGCGCGAACAGGGTGTGGTCGCGGCCCATTCCCACATTCGGGCCCGCCTTGAACTTCGTGCCGCGCTGGCGCACGAGGATGTTGCCCGCGACGACCTGCTCGCCGCCGAACTTCTTCACGCCCAGGTACTTGGGATTGCTGTCGCGCCCGTTCTTGGACGAACCTACGCCTTTCTTGTGTGCCATGTCAGTCTCTCCTTACCCCTGGCTGTGTCAGCTCTGAATGCCCAGAATCCGGATCGCCGTGAAGCCCTGGCGGTGCCCGTTGCGGCGGCGGTACTGGATGCCGCTCTTGTACTTGCGGATGTAGATCTTCTTGCCCAGGCCATGCTCCACGACCTCGGCCTGCACCGTGAAGCGGCCCGCGTCCTGCCCGAACACGGCCTGCTCGCCGCCCACGAAGAGGGGGGTCAGGCTGAGCTGGTCGCCCGCCGCGCCCTGGAGATTCTCGACGCGCACCACGTCGCCTTCCTGCACGCGGTACTGCTTGCCGCCGCTCTGAATGATCGCAAACATCTTTCCTCCTGCCGCGCCCGCCCGAAAAACGCTGCTTCGGACACGCGCTCATGGTTCCTGTGAACCGAGTCAGCCCCACCACGGGGGCGAGTCACCAGTGGAAAATCCTAGCACACGGCCAGCGGGCAGGCCAAACGCGGACGGCGCCCGAACCGGAAAGGGAACACCGGAACGAGCAGAGCACCACCCACCCCACGAGGGGGCGTTTTTCTCGGTGATGTGCCGTCCGTTGTCTCCCCGCGTGTCCTCGCGGTACACGCCCGCTCACCTGGTGGGGTGAGCCTCTTCCCGGTTGACCTCCAGGCGGGGCGAGGTGCCCCGAACCAGGGGAGAGTGTAGAGGATGGGCGGGGGGAGGTGAAGGGCTGGGGTTGTTGGGATGGCTGGGGCGGTCACCCCCACCCGGCCTCCCCCCTCAAGGGGGAGGAGAAAATAAAAAGACGACCCCTTGAGTTGGTCATCTGCTGGCGGAAGGTTGCATGAGCCAAGGAACCCTCACCCGCCCCATACCGTATCTATCCCCGTGACCTCTCGACTTCGGCTGTTCTGGCGGGACGCGCTGGCGCTGCTGTTCGCGGTGGGGGACCGTCGCACGCCGGGACGGGTGCGGCTGGCGGCCCTGCTCGCCCTCGCCTACGCGCTGAGCCCGGTGGACCTCCTGCCCGACCTGACGCCGGTGCTGGGGGTGGGAGACGACCTGATCGTGGTGCCGACGATCCTGGCGCTGGCGGCGCGCGGGCTGCCTGCCCCGGTACTGGCGGACGCGCGGGCGCGGAGTCTAGGCCTCCAGCGGCGCCTGCCCTGGGTGCTGCCGGTGTTGGGGGGGAGTGTCCTTGTCGGCATGGGCCTGCTCGGCTGGGCGCTCCTGCGCGGTCTGAGCGGTTAACACCCGTTTGACCTCGCCGCCTAGACTGACGCCCATGCGTCTGCTGTTCGTCGAGGACGACCCCCGCATCGCCGAACCGACCCTGGGCGCCCTGCGCGAGGCGGGGTACACGGCCACCTGGGCCCGGAGCGGAACCGAGGGCCTGGAGGCCGCCCTGCTCGGCGACTTTCCGCTGATCGTGCTCGACGTGATGCTGCCGGGGATGGACGGCTTCGCGGTGGCGCGGGAGTTGCGCGGGGCGGGGGTGGACGCGCCCATCCTCTTCCTGACGGCGCGGGGTGAACTCGCCGACCGGGTGCAGGGCCTCGACCTCGGCGGGGACGCCTACCTCGTCAAGCCCTTCGCGGTGCCCGAACTCCTCGCTACCCTGCGGGCCCTTTCCCGCCGGGAGCGGGGGCAGGGGGCGCCGCGCGTGTCCTTTGCGGGCGGGCGCGGCACCCTCGACACGGTGGCGCGCACGGTAACCTGGGACGGGGAAGAGGTCGCCGTGACGGGCCGCGAGTACGCCCTGATCGAGACGCTGGCCCTCTCGCCCGAGCGCTGGTTCACCCGCGAGGAACTCCTCGACCGGGTGTGGGGCCCCGAGTTCGGCGGCGAGGCGCGCATCGTGGACGTGTACGTGCGCTACCTGCGCCGCAAACTCGCGCCTGAGGCGGTGACGAGCGAGCGCGGGCGGGGCTACCGGGTGGAGCGGTAAGGTGACCGTGCTGCAAACCGACCGCCTGACCCTGCGGCGCTTCACGGAGGCCGACGGGGACCTGCTGTGGGACCTCGACCGCGATCCCGCCGTCATGCGTTTCCTCAACGGCGGACGGCCTACCCCGCGCGAGGTCGTCCGGGAGAAGGTGCTGCCCGGCATTCTGGCCGAGTACGGGCGTTGGGAGGCATATGGCCGCTGGGCTGCCGAGGAGCGGGAGACCGGGGAGTTCCTGGGCTGGTTCGCCCTGCGGCCCGTCGAGGAGGACCCCGGCAGCCTGGAACTCGGCTACCGGCTGAAACGGTCAGCCTGGGGCCAGGGCTATGGGGCGGAGGGGGCACGCGCCCTAGTGCGCCTGGCCTTCGCCCAACCTGGGGTGGAGCGCGTCGTCGCCTCCACCATGACCGTCAACGTGGCTTCCCGGCGGGTGATGGAGAAGGCCGGGCTGAGGCTCGTGCGGACCTTCTTCCAGGACTGGCCCGAGGTGATCGAGGGTTCGGAGGCGGGAGACGTGGAGTACGCCCTCACGCGGGCAGAGTGGCAAGGGGCGCCGGGCGGTCGTGTCCTCTAAACCCCACCTCACCCTGCGCGCCCGGCTCGCGCTGTGGGCGGCGCTGGCGACGGGGCTGGCGGTGGCGCTCGTGGCGGCGGGGCTTTTTTTCGCGGTGAACTCGTTCCTCTTCGCGGCGCAGCGCGACCGGCTGACCGGGGCGGTGGGTGCCGTGCAGGCGCGGGTGGAATCGGCGCTGGGGCGGGGGGAGGACCTCTTCGGGGCGCTGCTCGGCGACACGCTGGGCCCGGCGGACCTGGAGGGCATCCTCGACGCCGACCCCCAGACCCGGAGCCTCGACGTGCGGCTCATCACCGTGGGTGGGGGAGAGGTGCGGGCGGTCAGCACCCGGCGCTTCCCGGAGGGTGTTCCACGCGGGTTGCGCCCCGGCACCTACCGGGCGGGAGATCGTCTGGTCGCCGTGCGGATCGTCTCGGGGGGCCGGGCCGCCCTCACCGTGGTGAGCGACGCGCGGGCGCTGGGGGAGGCCAGAACGGCCTTCGCGCGGGCGCTGTGGGTGCTCGTGCCGCTCGCGCTGGGGCTGTCCCTGCTCGTGGGCTGGACGGTCGCCGGGCGGCTCCTCGCCCCGGTGCGGGCGCTGGAGGGCGCGGCGCGCGAGATCGGGGTGGGCGGCGACTTGCGGCGACCCGTGCCCGGGGCGGGGCCGGGAGACGAACTCTCGCGGCTGGCGCTCACCCTCCAGGGAACGTTCGCCCGCCTCGCCGAGGCCCGAGAACGCGAGCAGGACTTCGTGCGGGCCGCCGCCCACGACCTGCGCAGTCCCCTCGCCGCCCTGACGGCCCGGGTGGACGCGACCCTCGCCCGCGACCGGGAGGCCGGGCGCTACCGGGCGGAGTTGCGTGAGATCGGCACCGACATCGCCCGCCTCGCCACCCTCGCCGACCACCTCCTGCTCCTCGCCCGCGACGCCTCGGCCATGACGCGGGAGAGCGTGCCGCTGCGCGACCTCGCCGCCGACGCCGTGGACCGCGCCCGCGAACTCGACCCCGAGGCAGATGTGGACCTCGTGGCCCCGCAGGCGGTGACGGTGGCGGGTGACCGGGTGCTCCTGGGGCAGGCGATCTGGAACCTGACCGTCAACGCCGTGCGGCACGCGCCGGGGGCGACG from Deinococcus aetherius includes:
- the rplU gene encoding 50S ribosomal protein L21, translating into MFAIIQSGGKQYRVQEGDVVRVENLQGAAGDQLSLTPLFVGGEQAVFGQDAGRFTVQAEVVEHGLGKKIYIRKYKSGIQYRRRNGHRQGFTAIRILGIQS
- a CDS encoding response regulator transcription factor; translation: MRLLFVEDDPRIAEPTLGALREAGYTATWARSGTEGLEAALLGDFPLIVLDVMLPGMDGFAVARELRGAGVDAPILFLTARGELADRVQGLDLGGDAYLVKPFAVPELLATLRALSRRERGQGAPRVSFAGGRGTLDTVARTVTWDGEEVAVTGREYALIETLALSPERWFTREELLDRVWGPEFGGEARIVDVYVRYLRRKLAPEAVTSERGRGYRVER
- a CDS encoding GNAT family N-acetyltransferase, with protein sequence MTVLQTDRLTLRRFTEADGDLLWDLDRDPAVMRFLNGGRPTPREVVREKVLPGILAEYGRWEAYGRWAAEERETGEFLGWFALRPVEEDPGSLELGYRLKRSAWGQGYGAEGARALVRLAFAQPGVERVVASTMTVNVASRRVMEKAGLRLVRTFFQDWPEVIEGSEAGDVEYALTRAEWQGAPGGRVL
- the rpmA gene encoding 50S ribosomal protein L27, coding for MAHKKGVGSSKNGRDSNPKYLGVKKFGGEQVVAGNILVRQRGTKFKAGPNVGMGRDHTLFALTDGQVVFTNRGEKGRFIGVQAASATVAAD
- a CDS encoding YkvA family protein, with the protein product MTSRLRLFWRDALALLFAVGDRRTPGRVRLAALLALAYALSPVDLLPDLTPVLGVGDDLIVVPTILALAARGLPAPVLADARARSLGLQRRLPWVLPVLGGSVLVGMGLLGWALLRGLSG
- the obgE gene encoding GTPase ObgE, which encodes MAFRDVLDIEVQAGKGGDGSMSFHRAKYLEKGGPDGGHGGRGGGVILRAIEGVESLERLVGRRKFKAENGAYGEGRLRQGSDGQDVVIEVPVGTTAFDSDTGKVIADLVRVGQEKVIARGGFGGRGNSTFVSSTRQAPRFAELGTPGEKRRVRLELRLIADVGLVGYPNAGKSSLLAALSRANPAIADYPFTTLSPILGVVERPGGEERLTMADIPGIIEGASEGKGLGLEFLRHISRTRLLVYVLDVTRDPVNEMRQLQAELQAYDPSLLENVACVALNKVELVDADLAAFAEDELAGFGLPIFRVSAKEGTGLGELRDALFQLLPDRELWAQTHALEVETEEVREEPLSVTFREDAPEKPGEAPERVWEVHGGGFEERIVRFARHLEDAAEYLSLFKRQGLYNALKRAGAREGDTVEIGTFRFEYFEEKD
- a CDS encoding sensor histidine kinase, whose translation is MSSKPHLTLRARLALWAALATGLAVALVAAGLFFAVNSFLFAAQRDRLTGAVGAVQARVESALGRGEDLFGALLGDTLGPADLEGILDADPQTRSLDVRLITVGGGEVRAVSTRRFPEGVPRGLRPGTYRAGDRLVAVRIVSGGRAALTVVSDARALGEARTAFARALWVLVPLALGLSLLVGWTVAGRLLAPVRALEGAAREIGVGGDLRRPVPGAGPGDELSRLALTLQGTFARLAEAREREQDFVRAAAHDLRSPLAALTARVDATLARDREAGRYRAELREIGTDIARLATLADHLLLLARDASAMTRESVPLRDLAADAVDRARELDPEADVDLVAPQAVTVAGDRVLLGQAIWNLTVNAVRHAPGATVTVTVGDGSGGATVEVRDDGPGVPPDVLARLGEPFYRPDASRSAAGGQSGHGLGLALVRRAAGLHGGSLTLESAPGKGFTATLRLPASPPALPPAGSAGAEERVLRSRA